A segment of the Candidatus Zixiibacteriota bacterium genome:
CACTCGCAGATCATCGCCACGCCGATCGTCCCGCCTCATGTTCGATATCCTCTCGAACAAGCGGTGCTGCATTATGACAAGCATGGCACGTGTGTGTATTGCGACATGCTGGAGGAGGAGCGACGCCAACAGGAGCGGATCATAGCCGAGACATCGCATTTCGCAGTCTTTTGTCCGTTTGCCGCTCGTTCTCCTTTCGAATGCCGTATCTATCCAAAACGTCACACTGCAAGTTTTCTTTCGGTGGATGATAACGAACTGGCCGATCTGGCAGCAGTGTTGAGAGACTTGCTCGGACGACTCCATTACGGCTTGAACGATCCCGACTACAACATGATCATCCGCTCGTCGCCGATCGGCGACGAGGACACGCGGCACTTGCACTGGTACATGGTGATCATTCCTAAGATATCGATCCCGGCCGGCTTCGAAATCGGCTCGGGGATATTTATCAACACTGTCCCACCCGAGGAGTCGGCGCGGTTTCTTCGCGAGATCAGCGTGTAACGGCAGTATGTTCGCTTGTGGGGTGTTGACGGCGCGGATTCACTTCAACCACCGTGCCAGCCACTCAAACTGTTTTTCGTACACGTAGCGAAGGTTCACAAGCTTGCCGACATGGTGTCCCTCATCGGGGAAATAGAGCAGTTGTGACGGTACCCCGTGCCTCTGCAACGCCGTGAACATCTGCAACCCTTCGCTCAGATCGACCCGATAATCGCGCTGCCCGTGGATGACCATGGTGGGAGTCTTGAAGTTGTCTGCATACATGATGGGTGACGAGCGCATATATTCTTCGAGATTACTCCAAGGGGTTCCCCGGCTTTCCCATTCCGGGAACCAGAGTTCTTCCGTGGAACCGTAGTCGCTGATCTGATTGGCGGTGCCGTCGATGGTGACAAGACATTTGAACCGGTCGGTGTGACCGCAGATCCAGTTGGTCATGAAACCGCCGTAGGAACGCCCCAGCGCTGCCATGCGAGTCGAATCAATGAAGGATCTGGTCGTCAGGAGATAGTCCACACCCATCATGAGGTCGTCATAATCCCCTTTCCCCCAATTGCCTGAGACATACTCCTTGAACGCGCGGCCGTAGCCGACGCTGCCGTGCGGATTGATTTGCGCCACGACATATCCCTGTGCAGCCATCAACTGCGTGTTCCAGCCGTAGTAGTTGAAATCTCTCAGCCAGCACCACTGCGGGCCGCCGTGAATGAGAAGGACCAACGGATACTTTCGCGAGCCATCAAACGACGGTGGCCTGGTCAGGAAGCCCTGCACCGAGTCGCCATTCGCGCCGATGAACCAGAAATCCTCATCATTGGTCAAGTCGATATCTTTCAAAGTTGGCTCGGCAACTCGAGTCAATCGATGCAACGCTCGTGATTTGAGATCATATTTGTACAATTCGTGTGGTTGATCGGAGAGCGACCTACTGACGACGAAAAACGAACCGTCGGAAGCAAGTCGCAGAGAATTGTACACCGCGCCGTCAAGCAGCCGCTCTACATGTCGAGATTCGACATTCACCCGATACACGACCGTCATACCGCGCTCGATCACCGTGAAATAGATATGTCGTGACTGGCTGTCCCATACGTACTCGCCGACTGAATTGTCGACGGATGTCGTGAGGATGGACCAGGCGCCGGACTTGCGGTCCATGAGGGTAAGGTCACGTTCATCTGATTCGTAGCCAGGGGTCGCCATAGACAGATAGCTGAGGTATTTGCCGTCGGGCGAGTAGCGAGGCGAATTCTCGAGCCCGGGAGCCGATGTAAGCTGAAGCGGTTCGGGCGCGAGTGCAGTGACCGTAAACAGGTCGTTGTTGACCCGGACCGCCGGCACGGAATCTGTCTGCATTGTAAAGCACACGGTAAGGCCATCCCGCGAGACTGCGACATCCTCTCCACCTCCGAGTGTAGAGGTCGGTACATCAGTTTCATTCATGAAGAGTGGTCGATGCGTTTCAGTGGCTATGTCGCATACGTACAGGCGAGACACACAGCCGTCATCCCATTGATTGTAGTGTCGATACAACAAGTGGTCGTACAGCTTGGCCTGAACCGGGCTGTTCTTTGCCTTCGTCAGTTCGGCCTTGTTGCAGCCGTCATCGGCACAGTGCGGTAACGATTTTGACGTCAGAATCAGCGTGGTTCCAGAGGGGGATACGAGAAAGTCGGATACCAATGAGGGCAAGTGGCTCATCTGTCGCGCCTCACCTCCCGTTATCGGAAGAAACCACACCTGTGCGCTTTCAGACCGATCGGTGAGGAAAAACAGTCCTGTTCCGTCCGCATTCCATTGCGGCTGCCATTCATTCGTGGGGCCGAAAGTCAGTTGATGAGGGTCGCTGCCGTCGTTGTTCATGAGCCACAGATGTGAACTTTGCGTATTGGTCTCGGTGTTCGTCAGACGAAGGACATATGCGATGTGGCGACAGTCAGGCGATACCTGGGGATCGGAAGCACGCGGCACGCTATAGAGATCGTCAAACGTGATCGGACGAGCGATCGCAGATGTTCCGCCCGATACGATTACAAGCGCCATCAACAGGGTGCAGACCCATATTCGGAGTGGACGCATACAGAGCTCCTTACCGAAGGGTGTACGGGTCCTCCCTTCGCATGAGAGGACCCGTGCACCGCGTTCGACGATCAGTCAATCGATGGGGGCGCGAGTTCGATAGTTGTCACGGGACCAAATTCGTCGAGCGATTTATCAAATGTAGCCGGATTGCCGACCACGATGAACGACAACTCGCCCGGTTTGAGATACTTCCCGGCCACCATCTGAACATCCGCTCGCGTCACCTTACGGTAGTTGTCGAAATATGTCTTGTAATAATCGAGCGGATACCCGTCGAATTCAAGTGCCATCAGGTTGCGCACAATCTTTCCGGCGTTGTCGAAATTGAACACCAGCCGATTCATGAGTGATTCCCTGGCTTCGGTCAATTCCTGCTCGTTGACTCCCTCGCGAGCAATCCTCTCGATCTCATCGACGATGATCCGTGTCGCCTTGTAGGTCGAAGCGGCCTTGGTCTGGCAGGACGCCCGGAACATGCCATAATCGCGCGAGCCGATATCGAAGCTGGAACTGACATGATAGGCCAGGCCTTCATCGGAGCGGACGCGCGATGTAAGACGCGAGGTGAACGAGCCGCCGCCGAGAATGTAGTTCATGATATTGATGGCAAAACGGTCCGGATTATCGCGCTTTATGCCGAGATGTGCGATCCCCAGATTTGTTTGATTGATATCCTTCTTGATCAGAAACACACCGGGATGGGGCGCCGCAGCAACCTCCTGAATCGCCGGCAACGGTTCCGATGACCTGGGCCAGTCTCCCAGATACTGCTTCAGTTTGGCAACCAGTTCATCTGACGAAAAGTCACCAGATACGCCAATCAGGAGATTGTTCGGCACGAAGAAACGCTGATGATAGGTCACCAGGTCCACCGGGGTTATCCCCTTGATCGTCGCCCATTCAAGCACCCGCCCGTATGGGTGCTCACCATACAGCGTATGGTATACATACCTGTTCGTAATAGTCGCCGGATCGTCATTGCGACGTTTGATTCGGTTTTTGATTTCAGTCTTGGCCAGATCCAGTTTGTCCTGCGGAAAGGCGGGGTTCCGCAAAAGATCTGCGTACAGACCCAGCCCCCGATCAAGATCCTTGGACAAGACGCTGAGGGAGGCAGAACCGCTCTCGGTGCCAATCGAGGTCTCCAGCGAACCGCCCATATACTCCATGAGCATATTAAGGGAATCGCCGCTGATATTCTTCGTGCCGCCGGTTCGCATGACCGTTCCGACCAAACCGGAGAGCCCATCCTTGACGTCGTCATCATAGATGCTGCCACAACGAATTATGCTGCTCACGTTCACCATCGGCAGCCGATGATCTTCGTACAAATACACGATAATGCCGTTGTCGAGCGTAACGCGCTTGACATCGACACCGACCTCCGGAATAGTCAGGTCCAGTTTGCCTTCAGATAACCGGGCAATGGTCTTTGAGCCCGGGGATTTCCTGCCGGTTTCCTCACACCAAGCGCCCGTTACCAGCAGCAGGAATACAACAAACAATGTCGCTTTCTTCATAGTGCCCATCCTCTCAGTTTGCGGATGCCGCGCTGCTGTCGGCCTTCACGATATACACCACCGACCGATTGCTTTTGGTCAGATATGTTTTTGCCACGCGCATGACATCATCGGCGGTCACTTTCTTCATGGCATCCTGATAATCGAGGAACAGATGCCAGTTTCCGGTGACAGCTTCGCTGTTGGCAATCCGAAACGCCAGCCCGGTGTTGGCATCAAGCGACCGAATAAAATTGGCGTCAAGCTGATTGCGCACTCTTTCCAGTTCCCAATCCGTAACCTTCTCGGTTTTCAGGCGATCGATCTCAGCATAAATGGCGCCTTCGATCTCCGATATGGTGTGGTCGCCGAACGGCGTCATGGAACAATAGAATGCATCCGGGTAGCGCGAGTTTGACACCGATGCCTGTGTCGTGCCGAGACGCTTTTCGCGAATTGCTTTATAGAAACGGGAAGTCCGCCCGTTGGACAAAATGTTGGCAGCGACATCAAGAGCCGCAATGTCAGGATGCCCGACCTGCGGCACCCGCCAGGCAATATAGCCGGTCGGGTTGGCATCGTATTCGATCTCCACTCGGCGCTCCCCCTTCTGTGGTGCGTCGCGCGTCACGACCGGCGGGGGAACCGGCTGAGACGGAATCTTGCCAAAGTATCGCTCGCATAGAGAGAATACCTCGTCCGCGTTGACGTCTCCAACGACCACCGCGACTGCGTTGGCCGGAGAATAGTGCGAATGGAAATATGCTTCGACGTCCTCACGAAGCACGGTCTGTAAATCGCTCATCCAGCCGACCACCGGCCAACTGTAAGGCGAGGCCCAGTTGATGGTGGCACTAAGCGCTTCGTCAATAATGCCGCGCGGGTCGTTCTCCGTCCGCAGCCGACGCTCCTCCATCACCACGTCACGTTCGGAGTAGAATTCGCGGAGTACGAGATTGGCCAGGCGGTCCGATTCCAGAAATGCCCAGAGCTCGAGGCGATTCTTGGGCAGCGAGACATAATACTGCGTACCGTCGTTACCGGTCGAGGCGTTGAGTCCGGTACCGCCGACTTGAAGATATGTGCCCCAGAGCTCATCCTTGATGACGTACTGCTTTTGCTCAGCCTGAAGCGCCGCGATCTGGTCCTTCAGCGCTTTCAGTTTGGCTGAATCCTGTGGGTTGAGCGGGCTCGCGAGCCGCGCCTGTTCAGCATACATGAGATGAGCCAGCGAATCAATCTTCTTCATGATCGGCGCTTCGGCCTCGTAGTTGCTGGTACCGATGATCTTCGTCCCCTTGAATAGCATGTGCTCGAGAAGATGCGAGGTTCCCGTGATACCGGGACGTTCATCCACCGAGCCGGTGTTGAAGCGAATAATCGTGCTGAACACGGGGGCAGCGTGATTCTCGAGAACGAGAATTCGCATACCGTTGCTCAGGACTTTCTTTTTTACGTCAAGCTGGATATCGCCGGTTTGCGCGAATGCCAACGACGCCGCAGCCAGCATGACTGTGGGGAGTAGAAACTGACGTACTCGTCGCACGGGTGACTCTCCTTGTACCGTGTGTTGATATGGATAAATAGGATATGAATTGTTGTCGTTCTCATCGCCTGCCCAGTGATCATTTGGCCTCGGCGGTCAATCGGACGCCATATGACATACAAGAAACGCCATAACAATCAGTCGTGCAAGCTGTTTCAGACCGTTTGGTTCTCCTTTTTGCTGGACAAAATCGAGCCTGCAGACTATTATGAAGTTGCAGCGTATCTGCTCACCAGCCCCGTCGTTCAACTGGACCTCACCGAACGCCGGCATGCTTTTTGGAATCGACGGTCTGATTTGATAGTTAAGCTAACCCTCGAAATACCCCTCAGGAGGCCCCTTTAGTGAAAATGCTAACAGCGTGTGTGCTTGTTGCGCTGGCCTTAACGGGATCGGCGCTTGCCGGTGACCTGTATCGCGTAGAGGTCAGCAGCGCCAAAGAGGCAACGGTTCTTGCCGGTCTCGGTGTTCAGCCCGTTGCCGCCCTTCCGGGTGCGTACCTGGTGATCTGTGATGAGATGGCTGTCAACCGCCTTGCGCAAAGCGGTCTGATGAGCCGCTTTGTCGCTAATGATCTGACCACGGAACAACTGGCGGTGGACAACCGTCTTGACCGAACAAATGTCCGGCGATATCCGCTTGTCTACGAAGAAGGCAATTTTCGGATGTACCGGATTCAGCCGGCTGATCTTCTGGATCAAGGGGCCGAACTGGGCTTGCGGCCGTTGAGAGGCGACGCCGTGAAAATCCTGGCCCCCGAACCGAAGATCATGGCGGATGCTACGCGTGCAATGGCCAGTCCTTCTGATGTTCCGCTTGACAGCCTGATCAGCCGCATCAGCCAGGATACCTTGACGGCCTCGGTGTTCAAACTGCAATCGTTCTATCGTCGCTTGAACGGCACCGACTCAAACCGAGTGGCAAGGGACTGGATTGCCAGCGCGCTGCAGTCATATGGCTACGATTCGGTTGTATTCGACAGTTTCACCGTATCCGGTATCACGATGCCGTGCGAGAACGTGTTGGCCTACAAAGTCGGCACGCGGTTTCCCAACCACTATGTGATTGTGGGGGCGCATCGCGATGGCGTGGCCGTATCACCTGCTGCCGACGACAACGGCTCCGGGACAGCTGGGGTGCTTGAGGTGGCACGAGCGCTGGCCAATGTCGAGACCGACATGACGTTCGTTTTCGCGCTGTTCGATGCGGAGGAGTCCGGGTTAAACGGCTCGTACCACTATACCGACGAAGCGTACGCTCGGGGGGATTCTATAGTATACATGTTCAATATGGACATGATCGCACAGTACACCAACAGCACGCAAGCCAATCTGTACCATGGTTCCCTTACGGGATTTTCAAGCCTTTGCATCCAGTTGCTGGACTCTCTTTGTGGAATAACCGGATACCTGGCGGGCGCATCGGGAGGATCCGATCATTACCCCTTCGTTCAGCGCGGCTGGGAAGCGACGTTTCTGGCTGAATACGATTTCTCGACTGTCTACCATTCTGCTCGCGATAGCACTACCTACATGAATTTCGAGTATATGACTCGCATGGTCAAAGGGGCGCTGGCCACAGTCTATACGGTCAGCCAGACCGCCGGACCTATACCGTCGGTTGTTCTGGCATACCCTGGTGGCGTGCCGCAGATGCTCGCCCCCCAAACAGCTTCGAGTTTCGATGTAACAGTCACCGGATCATACGACGGCATCCCTGTTCCCGGCAGTGGTCGTCTGCACTACTCGCTTGATGGAGGGGCGTGGGTCAGTGTGCCGATGGTCGAGGGTGCGCCCGGGCAGTACACTGCCACACTTCCACCAGCCCCTTGTTTCGGGCGGTATTTGTTCTATTCCAGCGCCGATGAGACCACCAACGGAACTTTCTACAATCCGGACCCATCCAAGCCTTATGAAGCAGTTGTGGCAACGTCCACCAGCTACGCGTATGAGGACCAGTTTGAAGTTGCCACCGGCTGGGTGGTAACTGGAACAGCCACCGCCGGGCAATGGGCACGAGGCGTACCCGTAGGGGGAGGTGACATGGCAGACCCACCGACGGCCTATGGAGGTTCAGGCGCCTGTTATCTGACCGGCAATATCGACGGAAATTCGGATGTCGACGGCGGTACCACGATCCTCACATCGCCGGTGTTCGCTGTGAATGCGGATGACGCCCGTGTCTCTTATGCCCGCTGGTACAGCAACACGTATGGGGCGGCGCCGAATGAGGATGTGTTCAGGGTCTATATGTCGGCCAACAACGGTTTGTCCTGGACGGTAGTCGATTCGGCCGGCCCGGTTCAGGACGCTTCGGGCGGCTGGATTCTCCACAGCTTCTGGATCAGTCAGTTCATGACGCCGACGCAGCTTATGAAGATTCGATTCGAAGCTTCTGACCTGGGCAGCGGTTCATATGTCGAAGCAGCCGTGGATGCCCTAACGCTGACAACATTTGAGTGCTTAGCGCCATATATCTGCGGCGACTGTAATGATGACTCTGTCGGGCCGGATATCGGCGACCTGACCTACCTGGTCGAGTATCTGTTCTTTGGCGGGCCGGCGCCGGTTGAAATGGGGGCGGCCAATATTGATGGGGTCGGAACGGTTGATATCGGCGACTTGTCCTACTTGGTCGATTATCTGTTCTTCAGCGGACCGGCACCAGTGTGCTAAGTAACTAACGCCAAATTCACAAAATCGGCCGTCTCAGACAATCTGAGGCAGCCGAGGTATTTCAGTACCCAAAAACGGGTCATATATCGGGCGCTTCGTATTTCCTGACCCATCGGGCGTAAAACACCATCGCAATCGCCGACGCGATCCCGACTGCCGCAAACGGATACCAGAGCTTGTACGGGTGATAGACCGACCAAAGCAAATTGGTTGCGTCAATAGCATTCAGACCGGAGATCTCCTGTAGCTTGGTCATGGCTTCCGTTCGTGCGACATCGGTGATCTGATAGGTCTTGGCGAGATAGTCGAGCGCCAGATTCGCCTTGTCCCCCATCTTGTCGTATACCTGGCCGCCCAAGAGCGAACCATACCCCCAACCAACAGCTACCGGGACATTGGCATATCCCATATATAGCCCCTTCTGACCGGCCGGGGCAATAACACCCAGATATTCGTTTACTCGCGGCGACGCGAGCATTTCCCCCACTGAGAACACCAGAATTCCGCTCATACAGAGATAACCGGAGGTGGTGAAACCGGCCAGGACCAATCCAATCGAAGCAACCAGGATCCCCATAAGAATCGAGAGGACCCGACGCATACGAGAAACCAGCCACGAGACGAACACAACCGCGAGGATAATAAAACCCGAGTTGAAGTTTATCATCCACTCCTGCGACAGTTGCGGTCCTCGGGTTGAGTTTATCTGTAGCAGTGCCTGGGGCAGATGCAGGGCAGCAACCATTTTGGAGCTGTCGACCCAGTCGACGATGAAGTTCGGCAGCATGTCAAATAATTGCATGAACATGAGCCAGAAACCCGAGATGATAGCGATGAACACGACCAAGCGGAGGTTCAGGAAATTCCGAGCAGTTATGGTCAACACGTGAAGTGGCCCACCCTTTTGCTCGCCGCCAGGGTGCACTTCCTTATAGGTCAGCAGCATAAGGAAGTTTATAGACACTATGATAGCACAGCCGAAGAACACGGTTGGCCATGAATACCCGTAGAGGAAATGCGCCAGAGGCGGTCCGAGGAACCCGCCTACGTTGACCAGCATATAAAACATTCCCCATCCCACCGCCGAATTACGCGTGGAGAGTGACTGGCACATCGTTCCCTGAACACCTGGTTTGAAAATAGCCGTCCCGAACGCCAACGTGCAACAGCCGAGCAGAAACGGATAGAATGCAGTTTGTGTTGCCATCAACAGATATCCCAGCACTTTTATGGCAATCGATGCGGCTATGGTTTTCTTATACCCGTAACGGTCGGCGAAACCACCTGAGAACATCGGGGTGAGGGTCTGGACAATCGCCCACCAGAAGAAGATCGTCCCCTTATCAGTCTGGCTGAAATGCAGCCCGTGAATTTCGTCGGCCTGCGCGATGTAGATCGGTATCACAACACGGACACCATAGTAGGCCAGCCGCTCGAACATCTCCATGATGTTCACCATCCAGTAGGGGCGTGGCAGCGATGTCAGTTGACCGATGAGCGGTTCTTTGGCAGTGAGGGTACCGTCGGGGGGCGAAGTCACGGTTGTCGACATGGACTCTCCAATCTTCTCGGACGTAAAGTGCCGTAATCAATTGGCAAACGATGAGTTAGTCAAACGAAAAATCGGTCGTAACGAACACCGTGAACGCATCCAATAACACAACTTGGTACCCGAGAAAAGTAGAGTATATTGTTATTGATTAGATTGACAGCGTCGGACGTCTTTCCTGAACATGAGCTGGAATGGCCCTTGCAAGGGTCCGGGGTTCGTATGCGTAGAAGTCTCGTCAGCCTGCTTGTTGGACTGAAGCCGCTGGTCGGGCTTATCCTGCTTAATACCGCAGTGGCGGAAAAGCCGGAGTTTCTAACAAAGGCTGATATCCTGCAGGCACTTGATTCAAGGATCAAGACGTTTGGCGTCGGCGGCCTAAGCAATGGCGCCATTCCGTGGCCGACGTTTTATGGTGTGCACCAGACGGAAGAGATCAATGCTTCATTCGATTGCCTCGGGAGTTTTGGCCCAGTTGGCTGGGGTTATCCGTATGAAGATTACGGTTGGCCTACGGCATCCTTTGAGACGCCGCCATACTCAGGATCAACCTACATCTGGGGAGGCGCTTTCTGGATCGGAGGGGTTGTCGGAGGTGACACGCTGGTATCGGTCGGTATGAATAGCTGGGCTGTCAGCTCCGGTGGCGAAGAATTCAGGCCAACCGAAGATCGTCCGAGCAGGCGTTCTCCCACGGTGACGGCCATCCGTTCGCCAGCACCCTATTCGTTACGAGCTTCGTTTGACGACACAATACATGCAGGATTCTATTATCGTCTCGACGACTACTCTGGACTCCCGCACCGTCCGCTCAATATCGAAGTGGTATTGAAGAGTTATTCCTGGCCAAATGGGCCAGGAGCTGGCAGCATTATTTATGATGCTACTATCTCCAACATAGGTGCACAACCAATCGAAAAAGGGTACGCTGGAGTATTTCTCGATGCTGAAGTGAAAGGGGCTGGGGTGCCGTGGAATGAGGGATACGACGATGACATGGCCGGGTCCGTTCAGTGCAAGGGCATTGGTTATGTCGTCGACAATGACGGCGATCCGAGGGACGGGGTCTATGTTCCGGATAGTTGTCCTACTCGGATCATAGCGCTCAGATTTCTCGAGAGCTCCTTCACTCCGACCGACAGTGGTTTCAACTGGTGGCGGCCTGGTTTCAACAGCCAATACAACGTCGGCCCCAGACGCAGAGACAGGCTGTGCGATTATCACAGCGGAGGCACGGGCACACTGTTGGGAGATGCAGCGATATATTGCATGTTGAGTTCCGGGGAGTGGGACTACGACCAGTCCCGATTTGGGACGCTTGAATCTTTGGATACGATCTGGCTCCAGCCCGATCCGGTCGTCGCCGAGGAGACCAGGTACGGATGCGACACGAGATTCGTCATGTCCCTCGGCCCGTTTGACCTGATGCCTGATTCCAGCGTGCGGATCATGTTCACCACCTTCACTGCCGACAATGTCCACACCGACCCCTACATATTGGATTATATCACGTATATCCCGGAATATTATTCCCTGGCGCTGAATTTGTCAGGTGTTTTCCGCAATGCTGCAATCGCCGATTCGCTTGCGGAGGTGCTTCGTACCGAACTCCCTCCTGTCTCTGGTTTGCGGGTAGTTCCTTTCGGCAATGACTCTGCCATACTGATCTGGGACCCATGGGTGTTCGACAATGTCAATGGCATTGATCTCTACCTGACCGTCATTCCACTGGATTCATTTCCGTACCCAGGCGTACCACCACCCTGGTACCGGCCTGATTCGCTCCCATTGTGGCAAACAGCAGTAACTGGACGCAGAGTAGCACTCGGCAGTCTGGATCGCTCTGCAGCTTACTCAGTGCGGGCAGCATATAACGGGATCAATGGGGTCGGCCCGGTGAGTGGCGCAGTCGCGTTCAGGATGGCTGAGAGATCGCCCGCGCCGGTCGTCGCCGCCGAGCACGCCTTCCATTATACCGACGAAGGAATAACGGTGAACTGGTACCGTGATCCAACGTTGACAAGCGACCACTATCATGTTTATAAATTTGCTGACGCCGCTGCTGCTGCCGTACGATATTTTCCCTTCTACGCGATCAAAGGACAATACTATCCCATGGCGCCGGTCGATTCATTTGCGGCCGATGACACACTCTATTATTACTACGCCCTTCCCGTGCTGGCGGAATTGCCGGCGACCGACAGTTCGTTCCACGATCCAGATGGTATTGACGGATGCATGTACGCAGTTACGGCTGTTGACACGTTTGGCTATGAATCGGACTTCTCCACCCTCGTTGCAGCTCATCGTGTCGATCCGAAAGTGAAGGACATCCTCGTGTTGACGAACTCAGGGGGGACATCAAATTTCGTGCTCTTTGACACAGTGCGGCAGTTTTACAACGGGCTCCTTTCCGGGTACGACTTTGACATATATAATTATGCCGAGTCGACCAGTTATCAGCACTGTCCCGACTACTCCCCCTTGTGCATGGATTGGCACGACCTCATGCCGTACCGTCTGATAATAGTGGATGACGGCCTGCTGGATCGCGTGATGTACGCGTCGTATGAGAATGCCACTCACGCGTTCACCATGTACCTGCAATCGGGCGGCACGATGGCGTATTTCGGCTCATTCAGCGCCATGTTTGCGGTAGCGCTGAACGCCAACAGCGCGACTAAGAGTTATCCGCTTAATCACGACCTGATTCGTCGATTCTTTGGCGTCGACTCTGTTTTCTATGTCGGGGTGGGTCACTACTTCTTCACCGGCACCGTGCCGATCGCTGACACCGCGTTTGGATTTCGGACGGCCCAGAGCGCTGATGGCCAACTCCCGTCCATTAGCTTTGACACAGCACGTCAACCGTTCACCAGCAATCTGTCGCTGTTTTGGCCTGAGGGATCGCCGCCAAGTGTTTCGACATTCAGTGTCAATGACGCCGGCACGA
Coding sequences within it:
- a CDS encoding MFS transporter translates to MSTTVTSPPDGTLTAKEPLIGQLTSLPRPYWMVNIMEMFERLAYYGVRVVIPIYIAQADEIHGLHFSQTDKGTIFFWWAIVQTLTPMFSGGFADRYGYKKTIAASIAIKVLGYLLMATQTAFYPFLLGCCTLAFGTAIFKPGVQGTMCQSLSTRNSAVGWGMFYMLVNVGGFLGPPLAHFLYGYSWPTVFFGCAIIVSINFLMLLTYKEVHPGGEQKGGPLHVLTITARNFLNLRLVVFIAIISGFWLMFMQLFDMLPNFIVDWVDSSKMVAALHLPQALLQINSTRGPQLSQEWMINFNSGFIILAVVFVSWLVSRMRRVLSILMGILVASIGLVLAGFTTSGYLCMSGILVFSVGEMLASPRVNEYLGVIAPAGQKGLYMGYANVPVAVGWGYGSLLGGQVYDKMGDKANLALDYLAKTYQITDVARTEAMTKLQEISGLNAIDATNLLWSVYHPYKLWYPFAAVGIASAIAMVFYARWVRKYEAPDI
- a CDS encoding FlgD immunoglobulin-like domain containing protein, with translation MRRSLVSLLVGLKPLVGLILLNTAVAEKPEFLTKADILQALDSRIKTFGVGGLSNGAIPWPTFYGVHQTEEINASFDCLGSFGPVGWGYPYEDYGWPTASFETPPYSGSTYIWGGAFWIGGVVGGDTLVSVGMNSWAVSSGGEEFRPTEDRPSRRSPTVTAIRSPAPYSLRASFDDTIHAGFYYRLDDYSGLPHRPLNIEVVLKSYSWPNGPGAGSIIYDATISNIGAQPIEKGYAGVFLDAEVKGAGVPWNEGYDDDMAGSVQCKGIGYVVDNDGDPRDGVYVPDSCPTRIIALRFLESSFTPTDSGFNWWRPGFNSQYNVGPRRRDRLCDYHSGGTGTLLGDAAIYCMLSSGEWDYDQSRFGTLESLDTIWLQPDPVVAEETRYGCDTRFVMSLGPFDLMPDSSVRIMFTTFTADNVHTDPYILDYITYIPEYYSLALNLSGVFRNAAIADSLAEVLRTELPPVSGLRVVPFGNDSAILIWDPWVFDNVNGIDLYLTVIPLDSFPYPGVPPPWYRPDSLPLWQTAVTGRRVALGSLDRSAAYSVRAAYNGINGVGPVSGAVAFRMAERSPAPVVAAEHAFHYTDEGITVNWYRDPTLTSDHYHVYKFADAAAAAVRYFPFYAIKGQYYPMAPVDSFAADDTLYYYYALPVLAELPATDSSFHDPDGIDGCMYAVTAVDTFGYESDFSTLVAAHRVDPKVKDILVLTNSGGTSNFVLFDTVRQFYNGLLSGYDFDIYNYAESTSYQHCPDYSPLCMDWHDLMPYRLIIVDDGLLDRVMYASYENATHAFTMYLQSGGTMAYFGSFSAMFAVALNANSATKSYPLNHDLIRRFFGVDSVFYVGVGHYFFTGTVPIADTAFGFRTAQSADGQLPSISFDTARQPFTSNLSLFWPEGSPPSVSTFSVNDAGTISHRYLSGYPLTSMSENKAVGVRTESLFGAAYLFGFHLWYMVPEQARELIDYIMQRIPTDINAPPEELPASMHLEQNYPNPFNATTSIRFELGKTDDVSLELFNILGQRIRVLCHERRPAGSHQIEWDGLTDQGTPAASGVYLYRLKSGDRAIARKMLLLK